A single Nostoc sp. PCC 7107 DNA region contains:
- the lnt gene encoding apolipoprotein N-acyltransferase, translated as MKAKVKSKKAKERGDNSFLTFAFYLLLSLISGVLMGLTVAPVGAWFLAWIALAPLWVLVVKQSNSCLEGKKSKPFFLPFTSFGFRQSLMGETPKTALAHFYLLPLFWGVGYHSVALFWITGIHPMDWLGVPWWPSLAIAIFCWGFISLWGGLFVTLWAAGMVWLNQGKPWLRVLIGTALWCGLESLWSSGSLWWSALAYTQSPHNLVILHLGQLSGPNTVTAAIAAFNGLIAEAYLSSTPRRFVNKYLALATGLFITLHLIGWFLYSQPIAQPAAAALKIGVVQGNIPNKIKVKPEGYRRAITGYTSGYLTLAEQGVNAVLTPEGALPIFQRNFGDTPLFAAVQQKGVVVWVGAFGEKGRSYTNSLFTVNSQGETTSRYDKSKLVPLGEYIPFEEILGKLISRLSPLDEHQVHGAANQIFDTPFGQAIVGICYESAFPEVFRRQAAAGGQFILSSSNDAHYSAAMPFQHHAQDIMRAIETDRWSARATNTGYSAFVDPHGKTLWISGYNTYETHAETIYRRQTQTLYVHWGDWLTPLLLGLGVVGWFVGKVF; from the coding sequence ATGAAGGCAAAGGTAAAAAGTAAAAAGGCAAAAGAAAGAGGCGATAATTCATTTTTAACTTTTGCCTTTTACCTTTTGCTTTCTCTAATTAGTGGGGTTTTGATGGGGCTAACCGTCGCCCCTGTGGGTGCGTGGTTTCTGGCTTGGATAGCCTTAGCCCCGCTTTGGGTATTAGTTGTTAAACAAAGTAACTCTTGTTTAGAAGGTAAAAAGTCAAAACCATTTTTTTTACCTTTTACCTCCTTCGGATTTCGCCAGTCGCTCATGGGGGAAACCCCCAAGACCGCGCTGGCTCACTTTTACCTTTTACCTTTATTTTGGGGTGTTGGTTATCACAGCGTCGCCCTTTTTTGGATTACTGGGATTCACCCAATGGATTGGTTGGGTGTACCTTGGTGGCCGAGTTTAGCTATTGCTATATTTTGTTGGGGCTTTATTAGCCTATGGGGTGGGTTATTTGTCACCCTTTGGGCGGCGGGAATGGTATGGCTGAATCAAGGAAAACCTTGGTTGCGAGTTTTAATTGGTACAGCCCTGTGGTGCGGTTTAGAAAGTTTGTGGAGTTCCGGTTCTTTGTGGTGGAGTGCTTTAGCGTATACGCAATCACCGCATAACTTAGTAATTTTACATCTTGGGCAACTATCTGGCCCTAATACTGTAACAGCGGCGATCGCCGCCTTCAATGGACTAATCGCCGAAGCTTACCTATCTTCTACACCTCGGCGGTTCGTCAATAAATATTTAGCATTAGCCACAGGCCTATTCATCACCTTACATCTAATCGGCTGGTTTTTATATAGCCAACCCATCGCCCAACCAGCAGCAGCCGCCTTAAAAATTGGCGTTGTGCAAGGTAACATCCCCAACAAAATCAAAGTCAAACCCGAAGGTTATCGCCGTGCCATTACAGGCTACACCAGTGGTTATTTAACTTTAGCCGAACAAGGTGTAAATGCTGTCCTCACACCCGAAGGCGCGTTACCAATTTTTCAGCGCAATTTTGGAGACACACCCCTATTTGCAGCAGTACAGCAAAAAGGTGTAGTCGTTTGGGTTGGTGCTTTTGGGGAAAAGGGACGCAGTTATACAAACAGTTTGTTTACCGTTAATAGCCAGGGTGAAACTACCAGCCGCTACGATAAATCCAAACTCGTACCCTTGGGTGAATATATCCCCTTTGAGGAAATTTTAGGTAAATTAATCAGCCGCTTGTCACCATTGGATGAACACCAAGTTCATGGTGCAGCCAACCAAATATTTGATACACCTTTTGGGCAAGCAATTGTTGGTATTTGCTACGAATCGGCATTTCCTGAAGTATTTCGCCGTCAAGCTGCGGCGGGTGGGCAATTTATCCTTAGTTCTTCTAACGATGCCCATTACAGTGCAGCTATGCCATTCCAGCATCATGCTCAGGATATCATGCGAGCGATTGAAACTGATAGGTGGTCAGCACGGGCTACTAATACGGGATATTCAGCTTTTGTCGACCCCCACGGCAAAACTTTGTGGATATCTGGCTATAATACCTACGAAACTCACGCAGAGACTATATATCGCCGTCAAACGCAGACTTTATATGTGCATTGGGGTGATTGGTTGACACCTTTGTTGTTGGGTTTGGGTGTTGTTGGTTGGTTTGTGGGGAAAGTATTTTAA
- the gyrA gene encoding DNA gyrase subunit A gives MTTSQERIIPTDLRNEMSRSYLEYAMSVIVGRALPDARDGLKPVHRRILYAMHELGLLHDRPFRKCARVVGEVLGKYHPHGDTAVYDALVRMAQDFSMRSPLINGHGNFGSVDNDPPAAMRYTECRLQALTSAALLQDIESETVDFADNFDGSQQEPTVLPSRIPQLLLNGSSGIAVGMATNIPPHNLGELIDGLVALIHNPEITDLQLMQYIHGPDFPTGAQILGTAAIKEAYTTGRGSITMRGVANIETIEQRGRPEREAIIITELPYQTNKAALIEKIAELVNDKRIEGIADIRDESDRDGMRIVIELKRDAYPRVVLNNLYKQTPLQANFGANMLALVNGEPQILTLKQFLEVFLDFRIISITRRTQYELRKAEERDHLLQGLLIALSHLDTIINLIRHAPDAPTAKGELITSYGLSEVQADAILQMQLRRLTALEADKIRLEHEELQERIGDLRDILARRERILEIIEAEISHIKTSFATPRRTIITHAEGEIDERDLIANEKAIILLTQQGYIKRMPVNTFEAQSRATRGKAAAKVKDDDTVEHFLTCCDHDSVLFFSDRGVVYCLKAYQIPVGSRTSRGTPIVQMLPIPKEEKITSIVPVDEFSDDEYLVMLTKGGNIKKTALAAFSHIRANGLIAISLEEGDQLRWVRRARVEDSIIVGSRLGMAIHFRCTHEQLRPLGRATRGVKSMKLKKGDELVGMDIIPAAILETLDTGTEESEIEEIETEDIENAEETTEVEVTGNVGPWVLVITMGGYGKRVPVAQFRLQNRAGQGLMATKFKNRKTKDKLATLQIVNSDDEIMMVTNRGIIIRQATNAISIQSRSATGVRVQRLDEDDAITGVAIVPPDTGDEEETE, from the coding sequence ATGACAACCTCACAGGAGAGGATTATCCCCACAGATCTCCGGAACGAAATGTCCCGGTCTTATCTGGAATACGCCATGAGTGTGATAGTGGGTCGGGCGCTACCAGATGCCAGGGATGGTCTGAAACCTGTGCATCGCCGTATCCTCTACGCTATGCACGAACTAGGTTTACTGCACGATCGCCCATTTAGAAAGTGCGCCCGTGTGGTTGGGGAAGTGTTGGGTAAATATCACCCCCACGGCGACACAGCAGTATACGATGCCTTGGTGCGGATGGCGCAGGATTTTTCCATGCGATCGCCATTAATTAACGGACATGGTAACTTTGGTTCTGTAGATAACGATCCCCCGGCAGCAATGCGATACACAGAATGTCGCTTGCAAGCTTTAACTAGCGCCGCTTTACTCCAAGACATCGAATCAGAAACTGTAGACTTTGCGGATAACTTCGACGGTTCCCAACAAGAACCCACAGTTTTACCCTCGCGTATCCCCCAACTCCTATTAAATGGTTCATCGGGAATTGCTGTGGGGATGGCGACGAACATTCCGCCCCACAACTTAGGCGAACTGATTGACGGATTAGTAGCCCTAATTCACAATCCCGAAATCACCGACCTCCAGTTGATGCAGTACATCCACGGGCCAGATTTCCCCACTGGGGCGCAAATTCTCGGCACGGCGGCAATTAAAGAAGCATATACCACGGGGCGCGGTTCCATTACCATGCGTGGTGTCGCCAACATAGAAACCATCGAACAGCGTGGTCGTCCCGAACGGGAAGCAATTATCATCACCGAATTGCCTTATCAAACCAATAAGGCCGCATTAATTGAGAAAATAGCCGAATTAGTCAACGACAAGCGGATTGAAGGGATTGCAGATATCCGGGATGAAAGCGATCGCGACGGGATGCGAATTGTCATCGAACTCAAGCGCGATGCTTATCCCCGCGTGGTGTTGAACAACCTTTACAAGCAAACCCCACTGCAAGCCAACTTTGGGGCAAATATGCTGGCGTTGGTCAACGGGGAACCACAAATCCTCACCCTGAAGCAATTTTTAGAAGTCTTCCTCGATTTTCGCATCATCTCCATTACCAGACGTACCCAGTACGAACTGCGAAAAGCGGAAGAACGCGACCATCTTTTGCAAGGATTATTGATTGCTTTATCCCATTTAGATACAATCATTAATTTAATTCGTCATGCCCCGGACGCGCCCACAGCTAAAGGCGAGTTAATCACAAGCTACGGACTCTCCGAAGTCCAAGCCGACGCGATTTTGCAAATGCAACTGCGGCGCTTGACTGCCTTAGAAGCAGATAAAATTCGGCTAGAACATGAAGAATTACAAGAACGGATCGGCGATTTGCGAGATATTCTGGCACGGCGAGAAAGAATTTTAGAAATTATTGAAGCTGAAATTTCGCACATCAAAACCAGCTTTGCCACACCCCGACGCACAATTATTACCCACGCCGAAGGTGAAATCGATGAACGTGACCTGATTGCTAACGAAAAAGCAATTATTCTATTAACACAGCAAGGTTACATCAAACGGATGCCCGTCAACACCTTTGAGGCGCAAAGCCGCGCCACTAGAGGGAAGGCCGCCGCGAAGGTCAAAGATGATGACACAGTAGAACATTTCTTAACTTGTTGCGATCACGATAGTGTTTTATTCTTTAGCGATCGCGGCGTAGTCTACTGCCTCAAAGCCTATCAAATTCCCGTGGGTTCCCGCACCAGTCGGGGTACACCCATTGTCCAGATGCTACCCATTCCCAAGGAAGAAAAAATCACCTCCATTGTCCCCGTTGACGAGTTCAGCGACGATGAATATTTAGTCATGCTGACCAAAGGCGGCAATATTAAGAAAACTGCCTTGGCAGCTTTTAGCCATATTCGGGCGAATGGTTTGATTGCCATTTCCTTAGAAGAAGGGGATCAACTGCGCTGGGTACGCCGCGCTAGAGTTGAAGACAGCATCATCGTTGGTTCTCGTCTGGGGATGGCAATACACTTTAGATGTACCCACGAACAACTGCGGCCTCTCGGTAGGGCGACGCGGGGTGTCAAATCGATGAAACTCAAAAAGGGTGATGAACTCGTGGGGATGGATATTATTCCCGCCGCTATTTTAGAAACACTCGACACGGGAACAGAAGAGTCAGAAATCGAAGAAATCGAAACCGAAGATATCGAAAATGCGGAAGAAACCACAGAAGTAGAAGTAACCGGGAATGTTGGCCCTTGGGTGCTAGTAATTACAATGGGCGGTTACGGTAAACGCGTACCCGTAGCCCAATTCCGTTTGCAAAACCGTGCCGGACAAGGTTTAATGGCTACCAAATTCAAAAACCGCAAAACCAAAGACAAATTAGCAACCTTGCAAATTGTCAACAGCGACGATGAAATCATGATGGTGACAAATCGCGGTATCATTATCCGTCAGGCTACCAATGCAATTTCCATTCAATCGCGATCGGCTACTGGCGTAAGAGTTCAACGCTTAGACGAAGATGACGCAATTACCGGAGTTGCGATCGTTCCGCCTGATACTGGTGATGAAGAAGAAACAGAATGA
- a CDS encoding IS5 family transposase (programmed frameshift) — MARKSYPTDLTDMEWEILAPLIPPAKEGGHPRTTDMREVCNAIYYHLKTGCQWNMLPGDFPPSSTVYNYYRKWQRKGVWEKLNHSLRGQVRLKLGKSTQPSALAADSQSVKTDPKKGDVYGFDGGKKVKGRKRQTLVDSLGLLLKVVVSEANAPERVLAAYALMELLEERPELLEKVEVLWVDSGYDGDKFALCVWLMIQAHVEVIRRTESEFQVLPKRWVVERTFGWFNQYHRLSKDYERLPEMSEAAIYAVMTRIMLRRLVV; from the exons ATGGCGCGAAAGTCTTACCCCACAGACTTAACAGATATGGAGTGGGAAATCCTAGCCCCCTTGATTCCACCAGCGAAAGAAGGAGGACACCCGCGCACAACTGATATGCGGGAGGTATGCAACGCTATCTACTATCACCTGAAGACAGGATGCCAATGGAATATGCTTCCGGGAGACTTCCCGCCCAGCTCAACTGTATACAACTACTACCGCAAATGGCAGCGCAAAGGGGTATGGGAAAAATTAAACCATTCATTACGCGGTCAGGTTCGCTTAAAATTAGGTAAATCAACACAACCCAGCGCCCTCGCCGCAGACAGTCAGTCAGTTAAAACTGACC CAAAAAAGGGGGATGTGTACGGTTTTGATGGCGGTAAAAAGGTAAAAGGGCGAAAGCGACAGACTTTGGTTGATAGCCTGGGATTATTGTTGAAAGTGGTTGTAAGTGAAGCAAATGCCCCAGAGCGAGTGCTTGCTGCCTATGCTTTGATGGAATTGTTAGAGGAGCGTCCTGAATTACTTGAGAAAGTTGAAGTTTTATGGGTTGATTCCGGTTATGACGGTGATAAGTTTGCTCTTTGTGTTTGGTTGATGATCCAAGCTCATGTTGAAGTCATACGGCGTACCGAGTCAGAATTTCAGGTTTTACCGAAACGTTGGGTAGTCGAAAGAACATTTGGGTGGTTTAACCAATATCATCGTCTCAGCAAAGATTATGAGCGCCTACCCGAAATGAGTGAAGCTGCTATATATGCTGTTATGACTCGGATTATGTTGCGTCGTCTTGTCGTCTAA
- a CDS encoding YgcG family protein: MKQFLRTVFGIKTYIIWLLTPILATILGASLLANPALATGVYQIPNLTPGGDWVVDQGEVISRINEGKISSAFEDLAKKTGNEVRFVTIRRLDYGETPESFTQGLFEKWFPTKEAQANQTLLVLDTVTNNTAIISGDQVKALLTDSIADSVATETLAAPLRDGNKYNQAFLDAGDRLVTVLSGEPDPGPPKITENVQVEGTFTKAEDTDKGNATAWVIGLVIAATVIPMATYYIYQVNQPQPPSNG; encoded by the coding sequence ATGAAACAGTTCCTCAGAACAGTATTTGGCATTAAAACATACATCATTTGGCTGCTGACACCAATACTGGCAACTATTCTCGGTGCATCACTTTTGGCTAACCCGGCGTTAGCGACTGGTGTGTATCAAATTCCCAACTTAACCCCCGGTGGTGACTGGGTTGTAGACCAAGGTGAAGTGATTAGTCGCATCAACGAAGGTAAGATTAGTAGTGCCTTTGAAGATTTGGCGAAGAAAACTGGCAATGAAGTGCGATTTGTCACCATTCGCCGTTTAGATTATGGGGAAACACCAGAAAGCTTTACTCAAGGGCTTTTTGAAAAATGGTTTCCCACAAAAGAAGCACAAGCTAATCAAACTTTGTTGGTGCTAGATACTGTTACTAACAACACGGCTATTATTAGCGGTGATCAAGTCAAGGCTTTGCTAACTGATTCTATTGCCGATAGTGTAGCTACAGAAACCTTAGCTGCACCATTACGGGATGGTAACAAATATAATCAGGCATTTTTGGATGCAGGCGATCGCCTCGTTACAGTTCTCTCTGGTGAACCAGACCCAGGCCCACCAAAAATTACTGAGAACGTTCAGGTAGAAGGTACTTTCACAAAAGCGGAAGACACCGACAAAGGTAATGCTACGGCTTGGGTGATAGGACTGGTAATTGCTGCAACCGTTATCCCGATGGCGACTTACTACATCTATCAAGTAAATCAGCCACAGCCACCATCTAACGGCTAA
- a CDS encoding serine/threonine-protein kinase has protein sequence MSYCLNPRCPKSENPADVNFCTTCGSKLLLKERYRAIRPIGQGGFGRTFLAVDEDKPSKPCCVIKQFYPQAQGTNTVKKAVELFNQEAVQLDELGKHPQIPELLAYFTQDDRQYLVQEFINGLNLAQELAKNGTFSETRIYQLLNDLLLVLQFCHTKQVIHRDIKPENIILRESDRKLVLVDFGAAKSATGAALNQTGTSIGSPEYVAPEQIRGRAVFGSDIYSLGATCINLLTGRSPFDSYDTNYDTWVWQKYLTTPVNNHLSSILNKMLESIPAKRYQTVDEVLHDLNTQSPVANQPQISVQSPVQSSPTLPPTVVSNTPSQIDLELEELKTQFMGGKPQANQVQPINPTSQPASKSEIDQELEELKAKYLGKNNSQNP, from the coding sequence ATGAGCTACTGCCTTAATCCTCGGTGTCCCAAATCTGAAAATCCGGCTGATGTTAATTTCTGTACGACTTGTGGTTCTAAGTTGCTACTCAAAGAACGCTACCGCGCCATTAGGCCGATAGGACAAGGTGGTTTTGGCAGAACTTTTTTGGCTGTAGATGAAGATAAACCGTCAAAACCATGTTGTGTAATTAAGCAATTTTATCCTCAAGCCCAAGGCACAAACACAGTCAAAAAAGCTGTGGAATTATTTAACCAAGAAGCTGTGCAGTTGGATGAATTGGGTAAACATCCACAAATTCCTGAACTTTTGGCATACTTTACTCAAGATGATCGACAGTATTTAGTCCAAGAATTTATCAATGGGTTAAATTTAGCGCAGGAATTAGCAAAAAATGGAACTTTTAGTGAAACGCGGATTTACCAATTATTGAATGATTTATTATTAGTATTGCAGTTTTGTCATACAAAACAAGTAATCCACCGCGATATTAAACCAGAAAATATTATTTTACGTGAGAGCGATCGCAAACTAGTTTTAGTTGATTTTGGTGCTGCTAAATCTGCAACTGGCGCAGCATTAAATCAAACTGGTACTAGTATTGGTAGTCCTGAATATGTTGCACCAGAACAAATCAGAGGTAGAGCAGTTTTTGGCAGTGATATTTATAGTTTAGGAGCTACTTGTATTAACTTATTAACTGGGCGATCGCCTTTTGATTCTTATGATACTAATTACGATACTTGGGTTTGGCAGAAATATTTAACAACTCCTGTGAATAATCACCTGAGCAGCATTCTCAATAAAATGCTCGAAAGTATCCCAGCTAAACGCTACCAAACAGTCGATGAAGTTCTGCACGACTTAAATACACAGTCACCAGTAGCCAATCAGCCACAGATATCTGTACAATCTCCTGTTCAGTCATCACCTACCTTACCGCCGACCGTTGTGAGCAATACACCTAGCCAAATTGATTTAGAACTAGAAGAACTAAAAACTCAATTTATGGGCGGGAAACCTCAAGCAAATCAAGTTCAGCCAATCAATCCAACATCTCAACCTGCAAGTAAAAGCGAAATAGATCAAGAGTTAGAAGAATTAAAAGCGAAATACTTAGGTAAAAATAACTCACAAAATCCATGA
- a CDS encoding glycosyltransferase family A protein — MTNAIFDVVPDISIILCTYNREKYLNRCINSVIAQTFQDWELIIVDDGSTDNTFEVVNQYIQSFPNIRYLKHQNKKLWHAKNTGIQASFGRYITFLDSDDTYLPEHLSVRIKYMQEHPEIDLIEGGFATEEEVFVADYFQPGKTINLRECVLGPTFFGKRAVFFALKGFHNIAYGEDTDFWDRAEKVFKTQKIPHLQTYVYTRAETSITKSVLEGISQSS, encoded by the coding sequence ATGACTAATGCAATTTTTGACGTAGTTCCTGACATATCAATTATCCTTTGTACTTACAACCGAGAAAAATACTTAAATCGTTGTATTAATAGTGTGATTGCCCAAACTTTTCAAGATTGGGAACTGATTATAGTGGATGATGGCAGTACTGATAATACCTTTGAAGTTGTCAATCAATATATTCAAAGTTTCCCAAATATTCGTTATTTAAAACATCAAAATAAAAAACTTTGGCACGCTAAAAATACTGGTATTCAGGCATCTTTTGGTAGATACATAACATTTCTAGATAGCGATGATACATACCTACCAGAACATCTATCTGTACGCATTAAATATATGCAGGAGCATCCAGAAATTGATTTAATTGAAGGTGGATTTGCCACAGAAGAAGAGGTTTTCGTGGCAGATTATTTTCAACCGGGTAAAACAATTAATCTCCGAGAATGCGTACTAGGTCCTACATTCTTTGGTAAGAGAGCAGTATTTTTTGCATTGAAAGGCTTTCATAATATTGCTTATGGAGAAGATACCGATTTTTGGGACAGAGCCGAGAAAGTCTTCAAAACTCAAAAAATCCCTCACTTGCAAACTTATGTATACACTAGAGCAGAGACTAGTATTACTAAGAGTGTTTTAGAAGGAATTTCGCAATCTAGCTAA
- a CDS encoding DUF4346 domain-containing protein has product MDLIVQDLAAIDDRLSQRHIDLDPAGYFIVYLDRGEGLIYAKHFTNVIDEHGLAVDPETGKVIPARGKVERTYTTVFSGRTAKELSIKIFEQTQTCPVTQLDHAAYLGREFVRAEMALVTGQEYVQD; this is encoded by the coding sequence ATGGATTTAATAGTTCAAGATTTAGCGGCAATTGATGATAGACTTTCTCAGCGTCATATTGACCTTGACCCGGCTGGATATTTCATCGTCTATTTAGATAGAGGCGAGGGATTAATCTATGCCAAGCATTTTACTAATGTAATTGATGAGCATGGTTTAGCCGTAGATCCAGAAACAGGCAAAGTAATTCCTGCACGGGGTAAGGTGGAAAGAACTTATACAACAGTTTTTAGTGGGAGAACCGCCAAGGAACTCAGTATCAAAATTTTTGAACAAACTCAAACCTGTCCAGTCACACAGTTAGACCATGCAGCTTATTTAGGACGAGAATTTGTCCGCGCTGAGATGGCTTTAGTGACGGGACAAGAGTATGTTCAAGACTAA
- a CDS encoding MFS transporter translates to MAQKSAALKFVILLGFVSLCADATYEGARSITGAYLQVLGASGTVVGLVAGFGELIGYGLRLAIGYLSDQTRKYWGITTLGFILNTAVVPLLAFAGRWEVAAGLMMAERTGKAVRTPPRDALLSHGVSQIGRGFGFGLHEAMDQTGAVMGPLAVAAMIYFQGEYRNAFTILIVPAVLGLIVLLVLQFLYPNPSDLEIETEINQEDGIPRTFWIYLGAVAIIAAGYADFPLIAFHFQKGNIASGQTIPLFYALAMGVDAVAALIFGYLFDRVGISILMVAAFISSFFAPLVFLGNTQLALLGIALWGIGMGAQESILKAAIAGLVPKHKRATAYGIFSTGYGLAWFLGSTLMGVLYDRSITLLVVFSTATQLLAIPFFAWVQLQANKSQPELTDKPV, encoded by the coding sequence ATGGCACAGAAATCAGCCGCCTTGAAGTTTGTGATTTTACTTGGTTTTGTTAGTCTCTGTGCTGATGCCACTTATGAAGGGGCGCGTAGTATTACGGGGGCTTATTTACAGGTTTTGGGAGCAAGCGGTACTGTGGTAGGCTTGGTAGCGGGGTTTGGAGAACTCATTGGTTATGGTTTGCGCCTAGCTATTGGTTATCTCAGCGACCAGACTCGCAAGTATTGGGGTATTACAACGTTAGGATTTATTTTGAACACTGCCGTTGTACCATTACTAGCCTTTGCTGGGAGATGGGAAGTAGCCGCAGGTTTGATGATGGCAGAACGCACAGGTAAAGCCGTGCGGACTCCCCCGCGAGATGCACTCTTGTCTCATGGTGTGAGTCAAATTGGTAGAGGTTTTGGCTTTGGTTTGCATGAAGCAATGGATCAAACCGGTGCTGTGATGGGGCCTTTAGCGGTAGCAGCAATGATTTATTTCCAAGGAGAGTATCGCAATGCCTTCACAATTTTGATTGTACCTGCGGTGTTGGGATTGATTGTGTTATTGGTTTTGCAATTTTTGTATCCCAACCCCAGCGATTTAGAAATTGAAACTGAGATTAATCAAGAAGACGGAATACCGCGAACTTTTTGGATTTATCTGGGTGCAGTGGCGATTATTGCGGCTGGTTATGCAGATTTTCCCTTAATTGCTTTTCATTTCCAAAAAGGAAATATTGCTTCCGGTCAAACAATTCCTTTATTTTATGCCTTGGCAATGGGCGTTGATGCCGTAGCTGCACTGATATTTGGCTATTTATTTGACCGCGTAGGTATTTCGATTTTGATGGTTGCGGCGTTTATTTCCTCCTTTTTCGCACCATTGGTATTTTTAGGCAATACCCAATTAGCACTGTTAGGTATAGCATTGTGGGGTATTGGGATGGGGGCGCAAGAGTCAATTTTAAAAGCTGCGATCGCCGGACTCGTCCCCAAACACAAACGCGCCACAGCTTATGGTATCTTTAGTACTGGCTATGGTTTAGCGTGGTTTTTAGGCAGTACTTTAATGGGTGTTTTGTATGATCGCTCCATCACCTTATTAGTAGTATTTTCGACTGCAACTCAATTACTCGCAATTCCCTTCTTTGCTTGGGTGCAATTGCAAGCGAATAAATCTCAACCAGAGTTAACAGATAAACCTGTTTAA
- a CDS encoding bifunctional 2-polyprenyl-6-hydroxyphenol methylase/3-demethylubiquinol 3-O-methyltransferase UbiG — MTKKYIPNAFLKIADSQLYAIFAWSQRTAEVVPKKSWLTILEIFVHEHELDKAYQIFQKHHLTVITDEVFQELNQYECLIEDAIVFLADGKLTIFAKGFRSFIEKEMQFELGELSRNNYQILQQLFYQLNLEDDLADINNIQHFQQIVEQLEKLGLLSPETNTIDWGDLKRTVPICQAFGLTRGTPVDRYYLSKFLHEVQSQIGGDILEVGGTPKDKDFYAVNSGTSYKILNIEPGLGVDIVGDVHNVSLVKANSLDSIIIFNVLEHCYAPWVVVENIHKWLKPGGKCFAMVPSSIRIHATPMDYWRPLPDAFAWMFKNFSQHKLYIYGNPISVIASYHGIAQEELTTEELDAFHPDFPVATCIVAKK, encoded by the coding sequence ATGACTAAAAAATATATACCTAACGCTTTTTTGAAAATTGCAGATTCTCAATTATATGCAATTTTTGCTTGGAGTCAACGCACTGCGGAAGTTGTTCCTAAAAAATCATGGCTCACAATACTTGAAATATTTGTGCATGAACATGAATTAGATAAAGCTTACCAAATATTTCAAAAACATCATCTGACTGTCATTACCGATGAAGTTTTTCAAGAACTGAACCAATATGAATGCTTGATTGAAGATGCGATCGTATTTTTAGCAGATGGGAAATTGACAATATTTGCTAAAGGCTTCCGCAGTTTTATTGAAAAAGAAATGCAATTTGAACTGGGTGAATTGAGCCGAAACAATTACCAAATTCTCCAGCAATTATTTTATCAGCTTAATTTGGAAGATGATTTAGCCGATATTAACAACATACAACATTTCCAGCAAATAGTAGAGCAACTGGAAAAACTTGGTTTATTATCGCCTGAAACAAATACTATTGACTGGGGAGATTTAAAAAGAACAGTTCCAATTTGTCAAGCATTTGGTTTAACTAGAGGTACACCAGTAGATAGATATTATCTCAGCAAGTTTTTGCATGAAGTTCAATCACAAATTGGCGGTGATATACTAGAAGTGGGAGGAACGCCAAAAGATAAAGATTTTTATGCGGTTAACTCAGGCACATCATATAAAATTCTCAATATAGAACCAGGCCTAGGAGTAGATATAGTTGGGGATGTTCATAATGTATCCCTTGTAAAAGCAAACTCTTTGGACTCTATCATCATCTTTAATGTTTTAGAACATTGTTATGCACCTTGGGTAGTGGTGGAAAATATCCATAAGTGGTTAAAACCAGGTGGTAAATGTTTTGCAATGGTTCCCAGTTCTATCAGAATTCATGCTACCCCAATGGACTATTGGCGACCTCTTCCTGATGCTTTTGCTTGGATGTTTAAAAATTTTTCTCAGCATAAATTATATATTTACGGTAATCCTATTAGTGTCATAGCTAGTTATCATGGAATAGCTCAGGAAGAACTTACAACCGAAGAATTAGACGCATTTCATCCTGATTTTCCTGTTGCTACTTGTATAGTGGCGAAAAAATAA